A DNA window from Anaerocolumna sp. AGMB13020 contains the following coding sequences:
- the ilvN gene encoding acetolactate synthase small subunit, translating into MKKMVLSILVDNTAGVLSRVSGLFSRRGYNIDSLTVGVTQDPLYSRMTVVVNGDDQILEQIGKQLLKLEDVREVRELLPEESVCRELILVKVLASIEERQAVIAVADIFRAKIVDVAMESLMIELTGNQAKIDAFIKLLEGFTIKEMVRTGITGLARGSGDIADYLDD; encoded by the coding sequence ATGAAGAAGATGGTATTGTCAATACTGGTGGATAATACAGCAGGAGTACTAAGTCGTGTCTCCGGTTTATTCAGCAGAAGAGGTTATAATATAGACAGCCTGACAGTAGGCGTGACCCAGGATCCTTTGTATTCCCGAATGACAGTTGTAGTAAATGGAGATGACCAGATTCTGGAGCAGATAGGAAAGCAGCTCTTAAAGCTTGAGGATGTAAGAGAAGTAAGAGAACTTTTGCCGGAGGAATCCGTATGCAGAGAATTAATCCTTGTAAAGGTTCTTGCATCTATCGAAGAGAGACAGGCTGTAATAGCAGTAGCTGATATCTTTCGTGCCAAAATAGTAGATGTCGCTATGGAATCCCTTATGATCGAGCTTACGGGAAATCAAGCCAAGATAGATGCCTTTATTAAATTATTGGAAGGCTTTACAATTAAAGAAATGGTTCGCACCGGTATCACGGGATTAGCCAGAGGTTCGGGAGATATAGCTGACTATCTGGATGACTAG
- a CDS encoding glycosyltransferase: MENTDIKIEEDAGALKLDLIIPVYKPDVKFKHLIERLKKQKDKPDRIILLQTVEEENDRDSRSTQPGQEYITYAMELEDNNFHIEFIEVGKKDFDHGATRAYGASLSKADLLMFMTQDAVPCDTHLISNMKAAFSDSKIAAAYARQLPREDAGIIESYTRKFNYPEESSTKSLLDLPELGIKTYFCSNVCAAYRREVYEGLGGFVKKTIFNEDMIMAAGIIKAGYSIAYTSEAKVYHSHGYTCKEQFKRNFDLAVSQADFPEVFSGIKSESEGKKMVFKTSAHLIKSGRFYLLPSLIAESGYKYMGYLAGKNYKKLPLSLIKKISMNPSYFNCK, encoded by the coding sequence ATGGAAAACACAGATATTAAGATAGAGGAAGATGCTGGAGCTTTGAAACTGGACCTTATAATTCCAGTATATAAACCGGATGTAAAGTTTAAACATCTCATTGAACGTCTAAAGAAACAAAAGGACAAGCCTGACAGAATTATTCTGTTGCAGACGGTGGAAGAGGAAAATGACAGAGACAGCAGAAGCACTCAGCCGGGGCAGGAATATATCACCTATGCTATGGAACTGGAGGATAATAATTTTCACATTGAATTCATAGAAGTCGGCAAAAAGGATTTCGATCACGGAGCCACCAGAGCCTATGGAGCCTCTTTATCAAAAGCTGATTTGCTGATGTTCATGACACAGGATGCTGTTCCATGTGATACCCACCTAATCAGCAATATGAAAGCAGCCTTTTCAGACTCTAAGATAGCAGCGGCTTATGCCAGACAACTTCCGAGAGAAGATGCAGGGATAATAGAAAGTTATACGAGAAAGTTTAATTATCCGGAAGAAAGTTCTACCAAAAGCCTTTTAGATCTGCCCGAGCTTGGTATTAAGACCTATTTCTGTTCTAATGTCTGTGCTGCATACCGAAGAGAAGTCTATGAAGGACTTGGAGGTTTTGTGAAGAAAACTATTTTTAATGAAGATATGATAATGGCGGCTGGAATTATTAAAGCCGGATACTCCATAGCTTATACATCGGAGGCTAAGGTATATCATTCACATGGCTATACCTGTAAGGAACAGTTCAAAAGAAACTTTGATCTTGCAGTTTCACAAGCTGATTTTCCAGAAGTGTTTTCCGGAATTAAATCTGAGAGTGAAGGAAAGAAAATGGTATTTAAGACCTCTGCTCATTTAATAAAGAGCGGCAGGTTTTATCTGCTGCCCAGTCTGATTGCAGAGAGCGGCTATAAATATATGGGATATCTGGCGGGGAAGAACTATAAAAAGCTCCCCCTTTCCCTGATTAAGAAAATCAGTATGAACCCCAGTTATTTTAACTGTAAATAA
- a CDS encoding GNAT family N-acetyltransferase yields MLKGIIFDMDGVIIDSEPSHALAALDALKTLNVFAALDYPYGFIGSTTEHMLKTMIKDFHLDISVDDLHMRYKDCLASRINTEGYIPVPYVQQLIKHLHSQGFLLAIASSSTPEEIKSVANALDISTYFDKLVSGTTVANPKPAPDVFLKAVNELGLRIDECIIIEDSFNGVKAACAAGIPVVGYVNPNSGNQDLSKSEILIEGFEEIDSSFLNRIYQRFHNIPLTIADSKRLLIKEIPLEDIPLLFNMYRDPIVNKFLPQIQAVAHNSLEDFTEKHKAYIDSMYHFYGFGLWGVYLKDSGCFIGQCGFEQHLLDGEDVIELGFLLDSKYQGFGYGLEAVTAVINYANLSLDIKLISALTNPLNQASVSLLLKAGFRYIKTIMKDKEEYSLYTLTQ; encoded by the coding sequence ATGCTCAAAGGTATAATTTTTGATATGGATGGTGTTATTATTGACAGCGAGCCTTCTCATGCTCTGGCGGCATTAGATGCCTTGAAGACTCTTAATGTTTTTGCAGCGCTTGATTATCCTTATGGTTTTATAGGTTCTACTACTGAACATATGCTAAAAACTATGATTAAGGATTTTCATTTGGATATTTCTGTAGATGATCTGCATATGCGTTACAAGGACTGTTTAGCTTCTCGTATAAATACAGAGGGTTATATTCCTGTTCCTTATGTACAGCAGCTTATTAAGCACTTGCATTCGCAAGGTTTTTTACTGGCTATTGCTTCCTCGTCTACACCAGAGGAAATCAAATCCGTCGCAAATGCACTTGATATCTCCACTTACTTTGATAAGCTTGTGAGCGGCACTACTGTGGCTAATCCGAAACCTGCGCCGGATGTGTTTCTGAAAGCCGTAAATGAGCTGGGATTACGTATAGATGAGTGTATTATTATCGAAGATTCCTTTAATGGCGTTAAAGCCGCTTGTGCTGCTGGAATTCCGGTTGTAGGTTATGTTAATCCGAATTCTGGTAATCAAGATTTGAGTAAGTCTGAAATATTAATTGAGGGTTTTGAGGAAATCGATTCGTCATTTCTTAATAGAATTTATCAGCGCTTTCATAATATCCCCCTTACTATAGCCGATAGCAAGAGACTTTTGATTAAAGAAATACCTCTTGAAGATATTCCTCTTTTATTTAATATGTACCGCGATCCAATCGTTAATAAATTTTTACCTCAAATACAGGCGGTTGCTCATAACAGCCTTGAAGATTTTACAGAAAAGCATAAAGCTTATATTGATTCTATGTATCATTTCTACGGTTTTGGTTTATGGGGTGTTTACTTAAAAGATTCCGGTTGTTTCATAGGTCAATGTGGTTTCGAACAGCATTTACTTGATGGAGAGGATGTAATTGAACTTGGATTTTTACTGGATAGTAAATATCAAGGCTTTGGTTATGGACTTGAAGCTGTTACAGCAGTAATTAATTATGCTAATCTCAGTCTGGATATTAAGTTAATAAGTGCCTTGACTAATCCACTTAATCAGGCTTCCGTTTCTCTCTTGTTAAAAGCAGGATTTCGGTATATAAAAACAATTATGAAAGATAAAGAAGAATATAGCTTATATACCTTGACCCAATAA
- a CDS encoding glycosyltransferase family 2 protein: MDRVHIIMAAYNGEEYIKEQIMSIRESTHKDWVLWIFDDGSRDNTPEIVKSQMEEEPERIHYIVNTSNKGVTLNFLEGVRYAAECKEQSIEGAESINQYFMFSDQDDVWMPDKIEKSLKAMKRFEKKYSCKLPLVIFTDAIIADEHLGAISPSFHKSNHLNTAKLGFGNILMENKLIGCTMMFNTALVKKLTVLPVHARYHDWWIGILGAAFGHIVYLPHPTIYYRQHGRNVVGNQDFKGYVKKRMTTLKEQKKAIASNVAQAQEFYELYKESLCEDKKMKVYAMAELLKRNWAVRRLLCFRYGFLKTGFIRNAALMLIL; this comes from the coding sequence ATGGACAGAGTTCATATCATTATGGCGGCATATAACGGAGAGGAATATATCAAGGAACAGATTATGTCGATTAGAGAGAGTACGCACAAAGACTGGGTACTTTGGATTTTCGATGACGGTTCCAGGGATAATACTCCGGAAATAGTAAAAAGTCAGATGGAAGAAGAGCCTGAGCGTATTCATTATATTGTAAATACCTCCAATAAAGGAGTAACTCTTAATTTTTTAGAAGGTGTAAGGTATGCAGCAGAGTGCAAAGAGCAGTCCATAGAGGGGGCAGAATCTATCAATCAATATTTTATGTTCAGTGATCAGGATGATGTTTGGATGCCGGATAAGATTGAAAAATCACTAAAGGCAATGAAAAGGTTTGAGAAGAAATATTCCTGCAAGCTTCCTCTGGTGATATTTACAGATGCCATTATTGCTGATGAACACCTGGGTGCAATTTCTCCCTCTTTTCATAAGAGCAATCATTTAAATACCGCAAAGCTTGGTTTTGGAAATATCTTAATGGAAAATAAGCTGATTGGCTGTACTATGATGTTTAATACTGCACTTGTAAAAAAACTTACAGTGTTACCTGTTCATGCCAGATATCATGATTGGTGGATTGGAATTCTTGGTGCTGCTTTCGGGCATATCGTCTATCTGCCTCATCCGACAATCTATTATAGACAGCATGGAAGAAATGTAGTGGGAAATCAAGATTTTAAAGGATATGTGAAGAAAAGGATGACAACGCTTAAAGAGCAAAAAAAAGCAATTGCTTCCAATGTGGCACAGGCGCAGGAGTTCTATGAACTATACAAAGAATCCTTGTGTGAAGATAAAAAAATGAAAGTTTATGCAATGGCAGAGTTGTTGAAAAGAAATTGGGCAGTAAGAAGGCTCCTTTGTTTCCGGTATGGTTTTTTAAAAACCGGTTTCATCAGGAATGCTGCATTAATGCTGATATTATAG
- a CDS encoding class I SAM-dependent rRNA methyltransferase produces MEKAIVTLKKGEGRTLKAGGMWVFDNEINTIDGEFNDGDLIHVHDFDGYYMGCGFINRKSKITVRILSRVKGEEINRDFIKMRVKAAWEYRKKVVDTSSCRLIFGEADFLPGIVIDKFSDILVVQSLALGIDRLKSDILEELTAVLRADGVEIRGIYERSDAKVRDNEGMERVKGFIGAAFDTKVEIVENGVKYLVDVAEGQKTGFFLDQKYNREAIKKLCVEAEVLDCFTHTGSFALNAGIAGAASVTGVDASALGVSQAEENAALNGLSDRVHFICEDVFELLPRLEQEGKKFDVVILDPPAFTKSRNSVKNAVKGYREINLRALKLIKDGGYLATCSCSHFMTPELFAETIGQAAKSARKRLRQVEYRTQAPDHPILWAADESYYLKFYIFQVCEEK; encoded by the coding sequence ATGGAAAAGGCAATTGTAACCTTGAAAAAAGGCGAAGGAAGAACATTAAAAGCCGGTGGAATGTGGGTTTTTGACAATGAGATAAATACTATAGATGGAGAGTTTAACGACGGTGATCTGATACATGTACATGACTTTGACGGATATTACATGGGGTGTGGGTTTATAAACAGGAAATCCAAGATAACAGTTCGTATTTTATCAAGAGTAAAAGGTGAGGAAATAAACAGGGATTTTATTAAAATGCGTGTCAAAGCAGCCTGGGAATACCGAAAAAAAGTTGTGGACACAAGCAGCTGTCGTCTGATATTCGGAGAAGCGGACTTTCTGCCGGGAATAGTAATTGATAAATTCTCTGATATACTGGTGGTACAATCTCTGGCATTAGGAATTGACAGGTTAAAATCAGATATCTTGGAGGAACTAACTGCGGTATTAAGAGCAGATGGAGTTGAAATAAGAGGAATTTACGAAAGAAGTGACGCAAAAGTTCGTGACAACGAAGGGATGGAAAGGGTAAAAGGCTTTATTGGAGCAGCCTTTGATACAAAAGTTGAAATTGTTGAGAATGGTGTCAAATATTTGGTGGATGTAGCTGAAGGACAAAAGACCGGGTTCTTTCTGGACCAGAAATACAACAGAGAAGCAATCAAGAAGTTATGCGTTGAGGCGGAGGTGTTAGACTGCTTTACACATACAGGATCATTTGCTCTGAATGCGGGAATTGCTGGAGCAGCCAGTGTTACCGGAGTTGATGCTTCTGCTTTGGGTGTCAGCCAGGCAGAAGAAAATGCAGCCCTAAACGGATTGAGTGACAGAGTACACTTTATCTGTGAAGATGTCTTTGAACTGCTTCCAAGACTTGAACAGGAAGGGAAAAAGTTTGATGTAGTAATCCTTGATCCTCCTGCATTTACAAAGTCCAGAAACTCTGTAAAAAATGCGGTGAAAGGATATCGGGAAATCAATCTTCGTGCTTTAAAGCTTATAAAGGACGGAGGATATCTGGCCACCTGTTCCTGTTCTCATTTCATGACACCTGAACTCTTTGCTGAGACCATCGGACAAGCGGCTAAGAGTGCCAGAAAGAGGCTTCGTCAGGTTGAATACCGCACGCAGGCTCCCGATCACCCTATACTCTGGGCTGCTGATGAATCCTATTACTTGAAATTTTATATTTTCCAGGTATGTGAGGAGAAATAA
- a CDS encoding TIGR03915 family putative DNA repair protein — protein sequence MSEKKVYQCEDSLEGILTAVYDAWSSRNGHGNNEIRILSGDYQGNMELFTEYIIVKNSEEKISKVIKAVYEKISSEAYELICSAACSCEQSRGDDIYRFLIVGFSVGREIVDQLHNKYVMRIFELTRNVSNEAHHLKGFLRFQEIEEGILVAKIAPKNDVIRILAPHFSDRLCQENFIIYDENRNTAIVHGESKAWFYTDSSMLDVDRIKNISEREESIDIMWKAFFQTISIKERENKNLQRNNLPIRFRSNMTEFE from the coding sequence ATGAGTGAAAAGAAAGTATACCAGTGTGAGGATAGTTTAGAGGGCATATTAACAGCGGTATATGATGCCTGGAGCAGCAGAAACGGACATGGCAATAATGAAATCCGTATACTCTCTGGTGACTACCAGGGGAATATGGAATTGTTTACAGAATATATAATTGTCAAAAATTCAGAAGAGAAAATTTCAAAGGTCATTAAAGCTGTTTACGAAAAAATATCATCAGAAGCTTATGAATTAATCTGCAGTGCAGCCTGTTCCTGTGAACAGTCCAGAGGAGATGATATCTATCGGTTCTTAATTGTTGGCTTTTCTGTTGGAAGAGAGATAGTAGATCAGCTTCATAATAAATATGTTATGAGGATTTTTGAGCTGACACGTAATGTATCCAATGAAGCTCACCATCTAAAAGGGTTTCTGCGCTTTCAAGAAATAGAAGAAGGAATTCTGGTTGCAAAAATAGCTCCTAAAAATGATGTAATACGCATATTAGCACCTCATTTTAGTGACAGATTATGTCAGGAAAATTTTATAATATATGATGAAAATAGGAATACAGCAATAGTGCACGGAGAAAGCAAAGCATGGTTTTATACCGATAGTTCCATGCTGGATGTGGACAGGATAAAAAATATTTCTGAAAGAGAAGAAAGTATAGATATTATGTGGAAAGCTTTCTTTCAAACAATATCGATCAAAGAACGTGAAAATAAAAATTTACAAAGAAATAACTTGCCAATTCGGTTCAGGAGTAATATGACTGAATTTGAATAA
- the ilvC gene encoding ketol-acid reductoisomerase, translated as MAKIFYQEDCNLSLLEGKTVAIIGYGSQGHAHALNAKESGVHVIVGLYEGSKSWKKAEAAGFEVYTAAEAAKKADIIMILINDEKQAKLYKESVEPNLEAGNVLMFAHGFSIHFGQIVPPSDVDVIMIAPKGPGHTVRSQYQEGQGVPCLIAVAQDATGKAHDMGLAYALAIGGARAGVLQTTFREETETDLFGEQAVLCGGVTQLMKTGFEVLVEAGYEPESAYFECIHEMKLIVDLINESGFAGMRYSISNTAEYGDYITGPKIITEDTKNAMRQVLKDIQEGVFARNWLLENQIGCTNFLAMRRRESEHQLEKVGSELRKMMSWTNKDKLINN; from the coding sequence ATGGCAAAGATTTTTTACCAGGAAGATTGCAACTTATCGTTACTTGAAGGCAAGACAGTAGCTATTATCGGTTACGGAAGTCAGGGACATGCTCATGCACTAAATGCAAAGGAATCCGGTGTTCATGTCATTGTGGGTCTCTATGAGGGTAGTAAATCCTGGAAGAAAGCGGAAGCAGCGGGATTTGAAGTATATACAGCAGCAGAAGCAGCGAAAAAAGCCGACATAATCATGATTCTTATCAATGATGAGAAACAGGCAAAGCTTTACAAGGAATCTGTTGAACCTAACCTGGAGGCTGGAAATGTACTTATGTTTGCTCATGGTTTTTCAATACATTTCGGACAGATAGTACCTCCTTCTGATGTTGATGTTATTATGATAGCACCAAAAGGACCGGGACATACAGTAAGAAGCCAGTATCAGGAAGGCCAGGGAGTTCCTTGTCTTATAGCGGTAGCTCAGGATGCAACAGGTAAGGCTCATGATATGGGACTTGCATATGCCCTTGCAATCGGCGGAGCCAGAGCAGGTGTTCTTCAGACCACTTTCAGAGAAGAGACGGAAACAGACCTTTTCGGTGAGCAGGCAGTGCTTTGTGGTGGTGTTACTCAGCTTATGAAGACTGGTTTTGAAGTGTTAGTAGAAGCAGGTTATGAACCGGAAAGTGCCTACTTTGAATGTATACATGAAATGAAGCTGATTGTTGATTTGATTAATGAAAGCGGTTTTGCCGGAATGAGATACTCTATTTCCAATACTGCAGAGTACGGCGATTATATCACTGGGCCAAAGATCATTACAGAAGACACCAAAAACGCCATGAGACAGGTATTAAAAGATATTCAGGAAGGTGTTTTTGCAAGAAACTGGCTCCTTGAAAACCAGATCGGATGTACGAATTTCCTTGCTATGAGAAGAAGAGAATCAGAGCATCAGTTAGAGAAGGTAGGGTCAGAACTTCGTAAGATGATGAGCTGGACCAATAAGGATAAGTTAATCAACAACTAA
- a CDS encoding S1C family serine protease codes for MSEFNYENKILEGQEVITEDTPKKVKKKKGRGKGFVKLVASALVFGLVAGAAFQGYYTLTAGSSNVVKEGSAATDNSTGADGVTTIETSTSGSNTSSDVSTVVENVMPSIVAINSTINQVTSDFFGRQYNQQEEGSGSGIIIGQNKNEILIATNNHVVDGASSVEIVFNDGKTVAATIKGTAPGSDLAVVSVKVSDLPEGTIDNIKVASLGDSSSLKLGEMAIAIGNALGYGQSVTVGYISGLDREVTVDNITFKLIQTDAAINPGNSGGALLNSKGEVIGINSVKYVDESVESVGYSIPISDAIPVINELVNGTITDSTQSAYLGILGKNTGDYAESFNMPTGVYVNEIEDNSAAAQAGLQVGDIIVGLNNVTVSSMEDLQKALSYVKAGSTGTIKVQSLVNGKYEEKTLDITLGTKPEN; via the coding sequence ATGAGTGAATTTAACTATGAGAATAAAATCCTTGAAGGACAGGAAGTCATCACAGAGGATACTCCTAAAAAGGTGAAGAAGAAAAAAGGCAGAGGAAAAGGTTTTGTGAAGCTGGTAGCTTCTGCTTTGGTATTCGGGCTGGTTGCAGGAGCGGCTTTCCAGGGATACTATACATTAACAGCAGGCAGCAGTAACGTAGTGAAAGAAGGTTCTGCAGCAACCGATAACAGTACCGGTGCTGATGGGGTTACAACCATAGAAACCAGTACGTCCGGTTCTAATACCTCCAGTGACGTGTCAACTGTAGTGGAGAATGTAATGCCCTCTATCGTGGCTATTAATTCCACCATCAACCAGGTTACTTCTGATTTCTTTGGCAGACAGTACAATCAGCAGGAAGAAGGCAGCGGTTCCGGGATTATTATAGGACAGAATAAGAACGAGATATTAATAGCCACTAATAATCACGTAGTAGATGGAGCTTCTTCCGTTGAAATCGTATTCAATGACGGTAAGACAGTTGCAGCTACCATAAAAGGAACTGCACCAGGATCTGATCTTGCGGTGGTTTCTGTAAAAGTCAGTGATCTTCCTGAAGGTACGATTGATAATATTAAGGTAGCATCCTTAGGCGATTCTTCTTCCTTAAAACTTGGTGAAATGGCTATAGCGATTGGAAATGCCTTAGGCTATGGGCAATCGGTAACTGTTGGATATATCAGTGGTTTGGATCGGGAAGTAACAGTAGATAATATTACTTTTAAATTAATCCAGACAGATGCGGCTATCAATCCCGGAAACAGCGGAGGTGCACTGTTAAATTCCAAAGGCGAAGTAATTGGAATAAATTCTGTTAAATATGTAGATGAAAGCGTAGAAAGCGTTGGTTATTCCATTCCGATCAGTGATGCTATCCCAGTAATCAATGAATTGGTGAACGGTACCATTACTGACAGTACCCAGAGTGCTTATCTTGGAATTCTTGGCAAGAATACAGGAGATTATGCTGAAAGCTTTAATATGCCGACAGGTGTTTATGTAAATGAGATAGAGGATAACTCTGCAGCTGCACAAGCAGGCTTACAGGTAGGAGATATTATCGTTGGCCTTAACAATGTTACTGTAAGCTCCATGGAAGATCTGCAGAAAGCTTTAAGTTATGTAAAGGCAGGTTCTACTGGTACGATAAAAGTGCAATCCCTTGTAAACGGTAAATACGAAGAAAAAACCCTTGATATTACTTTAGGTACCAAGCCAGAGAATTAA
- the pheA gene encoding prephenate dehydratase: MIDLQDSRNEIDRVDKEMVRLFEYRMQLTRDVAEYKIQTGKKVYDKEREAGKLTALKALAGNEFNRHGVEELFTQIMSMSRKMQYSLIGKKDSDIPFTEIEDIDVTPNTKVICFGAKGSYTEQAFREYFGPEAAEENAGTFKEVMEKVSNGICDYGVLPIENTSTGGITDIYDLLVEYDISIMGEYILKVDHALLGLREAELKDITKVYSHPQGLMQCQKFLAANPQIKPMECTSTSDGAKKVLTDGDITQAALAGKQTAEVYGLKILKEQVNHESTNSTRFIIIGKEKKYKKNAKKLSICFELPHESGTLYNMLSHFIYNNLNMTKIESRPLEGKNFEYRFFVDFEGNLKDPGVRNALFGINEEAISLKILGNY, from the coding sequence ATGATCGATTTGCAGGATAGCAGAAATGAAATTGACAGAGTGGATAAGGAAATGGTACGTTTGTTTGAATACCGCATGCAACTGACACGAGATGTGGCGGAGTATAAGATTCAGACAGGTAAAAAGGTTTATGACAAGGAGCGGGAAGCAGGAAAGCTTACAGCACTGAAAGCCCTTGCCGGCAATGAATTTAACAGGCATGGAGTAGAGGAGCTTTTTACACAGATAATGTCCATGAGCAGAAAAATGCAATATAGTCTGATCGGTAAGAAGGACAGTGATATTCCTTTTACGGAAATTGAGGATATAGACGTAACCCCTAACACAAAAGTCATATGCTTCGGAGCAAAAGGTTCTTATACGGAACAGGCCTTTAGAGAGTATTTCGGGCCGGAGGCGGCAGAGGAAAATGCAGGCACATTCAAAGAGGTTATGGAGAAAGTAAGCAACGGCATCTGCGATTATGGAGTTCTGCCCATAGAAAATACTTCAACAGGAGGAATTACGGATATTTATGATCTCCTCGTAGAGTATGATATCTCTATAATGGGTGAATATATATTAAAGGTTGACCATGCGCTTCTGGGCTTAAGAGAGGCAGAGCTTAAGGACATTACAAAAGTGTACTCCCATCCCCAGGGACTTATGCAGTGCCAGAAATTTCTTGCAGCAAATCCGCAGATAAAACCTATGGAATGTACCAGTACCTCTGACGGAGCGAAAAAGGTATTGACAGACGGGGATATTACACAGGCAGCCCTTGCAGGGAAACAGACGGCAGAGGTTTACGGTTTAAAAATATTAAAAGAACAGGTAAACCATGAAAGTACTAATTCAACCCGTTTCATCATAATAGGTAAAGAGAAGAAATATAAGAAAAATGCGAAAAAGCTCAGCATCTGTTTTGAATTACCACATGAAAGCGGAACTTTGTATAACATGCTTTCTCATTTTATTTATAATAATCTGAATATGACGAAGATTGAATCAAGACCTTTAGAGGGGAAGAACTTTGAGTACCGCTTCTTTGTGGACTTTGAAGGAAACCTTAAGGATCCTGGTGTCAGAAATGCTCTTTTTGGAATCAATGAAGAGGCCATCAGTCTTAAGATACTGGGTAATTATTAA
- a CDS encoding bifunctional folylpolyglutamate synthase/dihydrofolate synthase yields the protein MNYDGALEFLEKSKKIGSKPGLTVIGQLLEELGSPEKDLAFVHVAGTNGKGSVSTYIATILAQAGYLTGRFSSPAVFAYEEIIQLLTVHKDAKNKSEPLSLQPVQNQTEAVTKFKATASEPKTVTKAQGTVSKHETVSKAQGTVSEPETDTKVQVTSIAKKDYTFCMEQIQEACSRMVLAGMAHPTSFEIETALAFLYFRRMKCDIAVLETGMGGSLDATNIIPTAKCAVLTSISMDHLEYLGNSLGEIAGHKAGIIKQGIPVVSYQQEPEAEKVIKQVSQSKKANLSIADFSAIHIRRMDMEGTEFDYKEKKELTIKLLGRNQVYNAVTAILAIEALNGNGYSINLNQIREGFREASWPGRFECIKDEPVIILDGAHNADAALALGKNIRTYLQGKVLYYIMGVFKDKDYQTVLRHTADCSSKIFCITPPGPRGLPSKQLQEEALKLGYLAEDAGDIHRAFRLISAEAAAERLNLKDYAVLAFGSLSFLNEVREEAIKTFAL from the coding sequence ATGAACTATGATGGTGCGTTGGAGTTTTTGGAAAAGTCAAAGAAAATAGGAAGTAAACCTGGTCTTACGGTAATCGGTCAGCTTCTTGAAGAACTTGGTTCACCTGAAAAAGACTTGGCCTTTGTTCATGTTGCCGGCACCAATGGCAAAGGTTCAGTAAGCACCTATATTGCTACGATACTGGCGCAGGCAGGATATTTAACCGGACGTTTTTCTTCGCCGGCAGTATTTGCCTACGAGGAAATTATACAATTGCTTACAGTTCATAAGGATGCTAAGAATAAATCTGAACCCTTGTCACTCCAGCCGGTGCAGAATCAAACAGAGGCAGTAACAAAATTTAAGGCAACCGCTTCTGAACCGAAGACAGTCACGAAAGCTCAGGGAACCGTTTCTAAACACGAGACAGTCTCAAAAGCTCAGGGCACCGTTTCTGAACCGGAAACAGACACAAAAGTTCAGGTAACCTCTATTGCAAAAAAAGACTATACTTTCTGTATGGAACAGATTCAGGAGGCTTGCAGCCGGATGGTATTGGCTGGAATGGCACATCCTACCTCTTTTGAAATTGAGACTGCACTTGCATTTTTATATTTTCGCAGGATGAAATGTGATATTGCAGTACTGGAAACAGGTATGGGAGGAAGCCTTGATGCAACCAACATTATACCTACTGCAAAATGTGCCGTTCTAACCTCCATTAGTATGGATCACCTGGAGTATCTGGGGAATAGCTTGGGAGAGATTGCCGGTCATAAAGCTGGTATTATCAAACAGGGAATACCCGTTGTATCCTACCAGCAGGAACCAGAAGCAGAAAAAGTAATTAAACAGGTCAGTCAGTCCAAAAAAGCGAACCTGTCCATAGCTGACTTTTCTGCAATTCATATCCGCAGAATGGATATGGAAGGAACTGAATTTGATTATAAAGAGAAAAAAGAACTTACCATAAAACTGCTTGGAAGAAATCAGGTGTATAATGCAGTAACAGCCATTCTGGCAATTGAAGCACTAAATGGTAACGGATATTCCATAAATTTGAACCAGATACGTGAAGGTTTTCGGGAAGCTTCCTGGCCAGGCAGATTTGAGTGTATAAAAGACGAACCTGTTATTATACTGGATGGAGCTCACAACGCTGATGCAGCACTTGCTCTTGGCAAAAATATAAGAACCTATTTACAGGGAAAGGTACTTTATTATATTATGGGAGTGTTTAAAGATAAGGATTATCAAACAGTTCTGCGCCATACAGCTGACTGCAGCAGTAAGATATTTTGTATAACCCCTCCCGGCCCAAGAGGTCTGCCCTCCAAACAGCTTCAGGAGGAAGCATTAAAACTTGGTTATCTGGCTGAGGATGCAGGTGATATCCATCGTGCATTCAGGCTTATAAGTGCAGAGGCAGCAGCAGAGAGACTGAATTTGAAGGATTATGCTGTATTAGCCTTTGGGTCCCTGTCATTTTTGAATGAAGTGAGAGAAGAGGCGATTAAAACATTTGCTTTATAA